The region ATAATAGCCGATTAAGATCCGCCCCAAAACATCTTGAAATAATGTTTCATAAGATTTTTTTTGTTCATTAATTTTATCAAGTGGTTGTCCTTGCAATACATTATTAGCAATAGTTAATGTGCTTGCGGTAATACGTTTTTCAATTTCTATCGGCACCTTTAAGTCATCGGAAAACTTTATATTGATAGTTATTTTATCAACATACTGCAACGGTTGAGCAAAGGCTAAGTTTTGCACAAAAATGCAATATAATAAACCGAGTATAAAAATTATTTTAATCTTAATAATTTCATCTCCTGACAAAAACAACCAGGCTTAGCCTGGTTGTTTAAAAAGCTTAGAATTGTCCCCCAAAACTAAAATGCGTTCTACCACCTTGTGAACTTCGACCATAATCTAAACGAATAGAACCTAATGGTGTATCCATCATTACACCTACACCATAACTAACTTTAATGTCGCCTAAGTCATATTTATCAGCCCAAGCATTACCAAAGTCCGTAAAGACAGCACCACTAACTTTACTAACAATCGGATAACGATATTCTACAGTCCCTAATAACAATCTTTTTCCTTCAAATTGATCATCTCTAAATCCACGCAACGTATCAATTCCGCCAGCTGTAAACAGAGCATTTTTCGGCATATCCCCGGTAGCATAACCAAGACTAGCTCTTGTCGCAAGTACTTGTGCATGTCCAACTTTAAAGTAATGTCTATCTTCAAAGTTGAATTTTTTATAATCAAAATCGCCTTGTAAAATTCCGCCAGCAAATTCTGCACTAATAGCAGCTCTTGCACCTTCTGTTGCCGAAAAGACGTTATCTCTAGTATCAGTAACATGCGCTAAAGTAATGCTACGAGTAACGCCAAAATTATCTTTTAAGTACTGTGGATCATTAGTATAATTTAATGGCCCTTCATTATAACAAATAAAAGTATCTTCACGATTTTTTAATGTTACAAAATTCGTCGAATACTCACTTTGCGGCCTACCTAAAGTAATATTAAAACCTTTACGATTTTTATCATAATTAGATTCTAAATTACCATCACGATCATAATCACTATATTCATTAGTCATATCATAATAAGAAAAACTAATGGACGTTTCTTTTTTATCTAACCATGGTCTGGTATAAGAAAATTCATAATTTTTACTATCACTGTTTCCGCCAAACTCCCAGTGAATATTAACTTTATCACCGGTTCCACGGAAATTAGTGTCACCAAGCTCAATAATTCCTATTAAACCATCATCTTTACTATAAGCTCCACCTAAAGTAAAGGATCCGGTTTTCTTTTCTACTACTGTAGTTTCTATTACTACCGCATTAGGCTCTCTGCCTGGATTGAGCTTCATATTAACATCTTCAAAATAGCCTAAGTTATAAACTCTTTGCATACTACGCTTTGCTTCTTTGGCGTTGAAAGGTTCACCAACCTTGCCTTTCATTTCACGCAAAATTACATATTCTTTTGTTTTTTCATTACCTTTAACAGTATAACCTTCTAAAATGCCTTCATTAAAAGTTAGCGTTAAAATGCCTTCAGGAGTCATATTAACATCAGTCGTTTTAGCAAAAATAAAACCTTGAGTACGGTATTCTTCTTCAACTTTTCTGATGCTTGCATTTAGCGTTTTGGTATCTAAAGTTTGACCTATTGGCAAATTTAAAAGTTCAATAATCTTTTCCGTAGTCAACTTAGTATTATTTTTCAATACAATTTGTTGTAATATCGGATTCTCCACTACGGTAACATTAACTTTTAAACCTTCCGGAACTTCAGTAAAGTTAACATTGACATCAAAGAATTTCCCAGTTTCATAAACAGCTCTTAAATCACTTTGCAACGTGTCAGCTGAAAAAACATCGCCGGGTTTCGTTTTGATTAAAGCATTGACTTCATCTTTACTAACCTTGTTAAGCCCACTAATTTCGATTGCCGTAATAGTCTTACCTGCATAATCACTTTCACTAGCAGCAAAACCTAACGGACTAAACATAACTAATGTAAAACAAATTCCTAAACAAACACTAATCAATTTTGCATATAGCTTTTGAATTTTAATACTCATTCACTCCTTTTTACATCTTCACCACGCAAAGATTGGCCGGCTTCTCTCATTAACTTTTGCAATTCCTGAGAATTCAGCAGATTAGCTTCATCTTTTTTTATGGTTTTAACTGATTGATTTACCGGACTTACTTGTACTGATGCTACTTCTTGCCGGTCTTTTCTTAAACTTTCCTTATTTTCTACACTAACAATTTCATTAAGTTCTGTTTTAACCTTTGCTTCAACCACAGGTTCCTCAATAACTTTAGGAGTTATTACTACATTCTTCTTAAAATCTCCATCGACAATTAATTTAGTATGCGAAAACACACTTAAAAAAATTGTTATTGAGGCTACAGCCAAATAAAATCTTTTTTTATAGTTACGATTGTTAGTACTCCGCAATTCATTAATATGTTGAAATTCAGCTTGAGCTAACATTAAATCTAGTTCTCCGCGCAAATCACAATCATCTTCAAATGATTTCTCTGCTTGTCCTAACCATCGTTGTGCAGCTTTTAAATGGGTATTTATTTTTTTCTTAACCTTTGACATACAATCACCTCAATTGATAACACTTTATATAGTCCCACCAATAAAGATATTTTAATATCTTGAAAAAAGGCTATTTCAGTAATTTAGTGCATTTAGCTTTATTTTACTAGCTTTTACAAGCCATTAAGACTTATTTTCACCAATTCTTCTTGAATTTAGCTAACATTCCGCGCATTCTACGCACACCCTGTTTTTGCAAGCGATAAATATGCGACAAACTTAAATTTAAGTCATTAGCTAATTCTTTCGGGCTTTGCTCTGCTAAATAAATGTTATTAATTACAGCTCGTTCTTTGCTAGGCAAACGTTCCAACGCTTTTAAAACCTCTGCCACAAAATGCTTTTGTTCCACTTGTAAGTCAATTTGACTATTACTATCAACTAAAAATTCAGCAACAGTCAAAGCCTCTGCATTGTGATAAATCGGACTGTCAATAGAAAGCATTTCTTGGTTGGTGCTTTTGAAATAATTGATAATTCGTCCTTTAATTCGATGCGAGGCAAAAAGACTGAAGGCAACCCCTTTGGTATAGTCAAATCTTTCTACCGCTTCAATCAACCCGACCGTACCTTCTTGAACAATATCCATACTCCAATTTTGATAGCCCCCAACCTCCAGGGCAATTTTAAACACCAAGGGTTGATAGCTTTCAATAATTTTATGTCTGGCGACTAGGTTTTCTTCTAAGCGAAACTTTTCCCATAACGCCTTCTCTTCTGCTAGTGACAATAATTCTATCTTATTCAGTTCTTGTAAATAAAGTTTAATATCCATAAAAACCTCTAAAACTTGAAACGTTTTTCTAAACCAATTTTACTTTTATTATCTTGGTCAATATCAGCCGTAATACTAAAAGTATTATCAAGGTCATACCTAACACCCATTGCATAATGCTCATAATCGACACCCATAGTATACTTTAACAACACTTTATCACTAATATATTTACCAAATTCCAAATTGTAAATTTCTTGATCAACTTTATTATTTTTATCGTCAGCCTTCTCGCTGATGGTATCGCGAACTAATTGAAACTCATCTAAGCCTAAACCTTTTCTGATTTCATTCTCAGCACCACTTAAAATCCCTACTTGGAACCCTAACCCAATTAAAGTTGTCAATTCATTATTACTTTGTCCATTATCACTACCGCTATTAATCTTGTTAAAATAGCGACTACGTAAAGTTAATAGTGATAATATTTCCTGTTGCGACATTTCGGGCGAAGAACTCAAGGTGAAATTATTAGCCCCCACCGGTCCATTAATTTTTAAGCTAATATTAGTGCGATCAATTTTAGTAA is a window of Negativicutes bacterium DNA encoding:
- a CDS encoding BamA/TamA family outer membrane protein; the protein is MFSPLGFAASESDYAGKTITAIEISGLNKVSKDEVNALIKTKPGDVFSADTLQSDLRAVYETGKFFDVNVNFTEVPEGLKVNVTVVENPILQQIVLKNNTKLTTEKIIELLNLPIGQTLDTKTLNASIRKVEEEYRTQGFIFAKTTDVNMTPEGILTLTFNEGILEGYTVKGNEKTKEYVILREMKGKVGEPFNAKEAKRSMQRVYNLGYFEDVNMKLNPGREPNAVVIETTVVEKKTGSFTLGGAYSKDDGLIGIIELGDTNFRGTGDKVNIHWEFGGNSDSKNYEFSYTRPWLDKKETSISFSYYDMTNEYSDYDRDGNLESNYDKNRKGFNITLGRPQSEYSTNFVTLKNREDTFICYNEGPLNYTNDPQYLKDNFGVTRSITLAHVTDTRDNVFSATEGARAAISAEFAGGILQGDFDYKKFNFEDRHYFKVGHAQVLATRASLGYATGDMPKNALFTAGGIDTLRGFRDDQFEGKRLLLGTVEYRYPIVSKVSGAVFTDFGNAWADKYDLGDIKVSYGVGVMMDTPLGSIRLDYGRSSQGGRTHFSFGGQF
- a CDS encoding sigma-70 family RNA polymerase sigma factor — protein: MKLYLQELNKIELLSLAEEKALWEKFRLEENLVARHKIIESYQPLVFKIALEVGGYQNWSMDIVQEGTVGLIEAVERFDYTKGVAFSLFASHRIKGRIINYFKSTNQEMLSIDSPIYHNAEALTVAEFLVDSNSQIDLQVEQKHFVAEVLKALERLPSKERAVINNIYLAEQSPKELANDLNLSLSHIYRLQKQGVRRMRGMLAKFKKNW